The following coding sequences lie in one Chitinispirillales bacterium ANBcel5 genomic window:
- a CDS encoding L-threonylcarbamoyladenylate synthase, whose translation MVIYNVHSKNPQRRFIESAVKILRDQNGVAVYPTDTVYGMGAAITNPKAINKLVQLIQKDKKRLFSFICGDFSQISDYVRLSNAHYRLLKRYLPGPYTFILNATNLVPKKIIPKRNTVGIRIPDCKTTMDLVNTLGEPLANTSINVPGSLRAIPDEIQKIISHEVDVMLDTGPLNDPRNSTIVDLTGEDPVVVREGKGEWLD comes from the coding sequence ATGGTTATTTACAATGTACATTCTAAAAATCCCCAAAGAAGATTCATTGAATCAGCGGTAAAAATCCTCAGAGATCAAAACGGTGTTGCCGTCTACCCCACCGATACGGTTTATGGGATGGGAGCAGCGATAACCAACCCTAAAGCTATAAATAAATTAGTTCAATTGATTCAAAAAGACAAAAAACGTCTTTTTTCATTCATTTGCGGTGATTTTTCTCAAATAAGTGATTATGTACGCCTCAGTAATGCTCATTATCGATTGTTGAAACGATACCTGCCCGGGCCCTATACTTTTATTCTAAATGCAACCAATTTAGTACCCAAAAAAATTATTCCCAAACGAAATACTGTTGGTATCAGAATACCTGATTGTAAAACCACAATGGATCTTGTAAATACGTTAGGCGAACCCCTTGCCAATACATCAATCAATGTGCCTGGATCCTTAAGAGCAATTCCGGATGAAATACAAAAAATCATCTCCCATGAGGTTGATGTGATGCTTGATACAGGCCCTCTTAATGACCCCAGAAACTCCACTATTGTCGATCTGACGGGAGAAGATCCTGTGGTTGTAAGAGAAGGCAAAGGCGAATGGCTGGATTAA
- the mazG gene encoding nucleoside triphosphate pyrophosphohydrolase, with translation MSSQIQRLIDIVEQLRAPEGCPWDKEQTHKSIQSGLLDEVYELFEAVEEDDSKKIKEELGDILLQVVFHSQMAKEENKFTFEDVAKDISDKLVRRHPHVFGTQEVSSSEEVIRNWEQIKKNEAGKEHRKYYVDDIAAALPALFRAEKMQRRVAKAGFDWKEVKPVLDKVEEEFSEFREAILECDRDHASEELGDILFALVNVARHYKICAEDALRATTYKFANRFRYIEDKFKELNKDINTASLQEMENYWQESKKYTK, from the coding sequence ATGAGTTCTCAAATTCAAAGATTAATCGATATAGTAGAGCAATTACGCGCACCAGAAGGGTGTCCCTGGGATAAAGAACAGACACACAAAAGTATTCAATCCGGACTTCTTGATGAAGTCTATGAATTGTTTGAAGCTGTTGAGGAGGATGATTCCAAAAAAATCAAAGAGGAATTAGGGGATATTTTGCTTCAGGTTGTCTTTCATTCCCAAATGGCTAAAGAAGAAAACAAATTCACCTTTGAAGACGTGGCAAAAGACATTAGTGACAAGCTTGTTAGAAGACATCCCCATGTGTTTGGCACCCAGGAGGTATCTTCTTCTGAAGAAGTGATACGCAATTGGGAGCAGATAAAGAAAAATGAAGCAGGAAAAGAGCATCGTAAATACTACGTTGATGATATTGCTGCTGCATTACCAGCCCTGTTTAGAGCCGAAAAAATGCAGCGTCGGGTTGCTAAAGCTGGTTTTGATTGGAAAGAGGTTAAACCTGTCTTAGATAAGGTGGAAGAAGAATTTTCTGAGTTTAGGGAAGCAATACTCGAATGTGACAGAGACCATGCGTCAGAGGAACTTGGAGATATTTTATTTGCCCTTGTGAATGTAGCCCGGCATTATAAAATTTGCGCAGAAGATGCGCTTAGGGCAACAACTTATAAATTTGCAAATAGATTTCGCTATATAGAAGACAAATTCAAAGAGCTTAATAAAGATATCAATACAGCATCACTCCAGGAGATGGAAAATTATTGGCAGGAAAGTAAAAAGTACACAAAATGA
- a CDS encoding isoprenylcysteine carboxylmethyltransferase family protein: MKKTLITTVYIIVFWFLLPFFILFSSNKLDKRGLSIRRSNTKAITGGLIFLLSASMLWLSITEFSKGAKKLPISALPPYDKLVTRGVYNVWRHPIYLFYTLCFVGIGVLVGSGGLLFVVLPVFMFFELIHAFVEERFLTKKHGDAYDEYRKRSSLIIPKKNSVKSLLQNFVS; this comes from the coding sequence ATGAAAAAAACCTTAATTACCACAGTGTACATCATTGTATTTTGGTTTTTGTTGCCGTTTTTTATACTTTTTTCTTCCAATAAGCTTGATAAAAGGGGGTTAAGTATAAGAAGGTCTAATACTAAAGCAATTACAGGAGGATTGATATTTCTACTTTCAGCTTCTATGCTTTGGCTTTCAATAACTGAGTTTTCTAAGGGAGCAAAAAAATTACCGATTTCAGCCCTTCCGCCTTACGATAAATTGGTTACACGGGGTGTTTATAATGTATGGAGACATCCTATCTATTTATTCTATACATTATGTTTTGTTGGAATCGGGGTGTTAGTAGGATCAGGCGGCTTATTATTTGTTGTACTTCCGGTTTTTATGTTTTTTGAGCTTATACATGCGTTTGTGGAAGAAAGATTTTTAACAAAAAAACATGGGGATGCCTATGATGAGTATCGAAAAAGGAGTTCATTGATAATTCCTAAAAAAAATAGTGTAAAATCTTTGCTACAAAATTTCGTCTCGTAA
- a CDS encoding STAS domain-containing protein, giving the protein MQNRESIPLEVELSSENDRPILKLVGSIIDVDVKKFQRKLDQLYKKKYKEIVLDVSRSNYIDSHGLGTIVYYHTLMQKEKRELTILNTNTDEASYINKLFDLTNLNRVLKIVTQL; this is encoded by the coding sequence ATGCAGAACAGAGAATCAATTCCGCTTGAAGTAGAACTGAGCAGCGAAAATGACAGACCAATACTTAAACTGGTTGGAAGCATTATAGATGTTGATGTAAAGAAATTTCAGAGGAAATTAGACCAACTCTATAAGAAAAAATACAAAGAAATAGTTTTAGATGTAAGTCGCTCTAACTATATCGACAGTCATGGTCTGGGTACGATTGTATATTATCATACCCTTATGCAGAAAGAGAAGCGTGAACTTACTATTTTGAACACAAATACAGATGAAGCCTCTTACATAAATAAACTTTTTGACTTAACAAATCTTAACAGGGTCCTGAAAATAGTAACTCAATTGTAA
- a CDS encoding LL-diaminopimelate aminotransferase, whose product MIKVNENFLKLKSSYLFSEISKRVSGFQQANPDKPMIRMGIGDVTRALPKACTEAFHKAVDEMGVDSSFKGYGPEKGYGFLREKIAKYDFQDRNADIEPDEIFVSDGAKCDTGNFQEILSEDITVAVPDPVYPVYVDTNVMAGRTGVNKEGRYEGLVYLDCVESNNFIPALPQKHVDLIYLCFPNNPTGTVATKEELKKWVDYARQEKALILYDAAYESFISDPDIPHSIFEIEGAKEVAVEFRSFSKNAGFTGTRCAFTVVPKSCMINDSEGNSHSLHALWNRRQSTKFNGVSYPVQRAAEAVYSDQGRQQIKELIGSYMDNATIIRDQMSKLGYTCTGGQNAPYIWINCKKDSWEFFDTLLNKAGVVSTPGAGFGKCGEGYIRLSAFNSKENVEKAMSQIAQSLS is encoded by the coding sequence ATGATCAAAGTCAATGAGAATTTCCTGAAGCTTAAATCATCATATCTCTTTTCTGAAATTTCAAAAAGAGTATCGGGTTTCCAACAAGCAAACCCAGACAAACCAATGATTCGTATGGGAATCGGTGATGTTACACGTGCTCTGCCTAAAGCATGCACAGAAGCATTTCACAAAGCGGTGGACGAAATGGGGGTTGATTCTTCTTTTAAAGGCTATGGACCTGAGAAAGGCTACGGTTTTTTAAGAGAAAAAATAGCCAAATATGACTTCCAGGATCGTAATGCTGATATTGAACCAGATGAAATCTTTGTTAGCGATGGTGCAAAGTGTGATACCGGAAATTTCCAGGAAATACTCTCTGAAGATATCACTGTAGCTGTTCCTGACCCGGTTTATCCTGTCTATGTCGATACTAATGTAATGGCTGGCAGAACAGGAGTAAATAAAGAAGGCCGATACGAAGGTCTTGTGTATCTTGATTGTGTTGAAAGTAACAATTTCATTCCGGCTCTACCACAAAAACATGTCGATTTGATCTATCTTTGCTTTCCAAACAACCCCACCGGTACAGTAGCAACCAAAGAAGAACTGAAAAAATGGGTTGATTATGCTCGCCAGGAAAAAGCACTCATTTTGTATGATGCAGCCTATGAGTCATTCATATCTGATCCGGATATCCCTCACAGTATTTTTGAAATAGAAGGGGCAAAAGAGGTGGCTGTAGAGTTTAGAAGTTTCTCCAAAAATGCGGGTTTCACTGGAACACGCTGTGCCTTCACAGTTGTTCCCAAATCCTGTATGATTAATGATTCAGAGGGTAACTCTCACTCTCTTCATGCACTCTGGAATCGTCGCCAGTCCACCAAATTTAATGGTGTATCCTATCCGGTCCAACGCGCAGCAGAGGCGGTTTACAGTGATCAGGGCCGTCAGCAGATTAAAGAACTTATCGGTTCATACATGGATAATGCTACTATTATAAGAGATCAGATGAGCAAACTTGGATACACTTGCACCGGTGGTCAAAATGCCCCCTACATCTGGATTAATTGTAAAAAAGATTCATGGGAATTTTTTGACACACTCCTCAATAAAGCCGGCGTGGTCTCTACTCCAGGAGCTGGTTTTGGTAAATGCGGTGAAGGCTATATCAGACTAAGTGCTTTTAATTCAAAAGAAAATGTAGAAAAAGCTATGTCTCAAATAGCCCAATCACTCTCATAA
- a CDS encoding response regulator: protein MITRRYYKQLIFSALVLSAVCSVLILIKTLSLQSTFLLLLLIVLISSFSFVIIFLHISFTTPFRLISESLNTNSTDPIRPLLKTQNPFSSIATLIVQSFNQNKSLLHEINQRKKAQSTLKEKESLYRTLIETSPDAIILFDESGKIVFYNSTASSLLGFELSSGPNEHFKFMEPLQLNILVNDVKACNEKRIRAHECSLCKANGISFPAEISISLIEQINNEETRFIGIVRDISNRKEMENEKNKIEQQFRAAQKMEAIGQLAGGISHDFNNILGAISGYADILKHQYHNDEKLSKYADMILTASTRAADLTRKLLTFARRGKLQFCAIDMHEMIEETVDLLRHTTNKQVNIRCHYDTTEAVIKGDPAQIQSAIVNVAVNAFDAMPEGGNFEIKTEVCQMNEDSSKSKVYAVTPGRYLKLTLKDNGAGIDTVTQSKIFEPFFTTKPSGKGTGLGLSSVYGTVKSHNGYIEVESEPGCGASFTILLPAVSELPSSLNHSDEKISNHCCKQKIMIIDDESSICNALKEMLSWMGYSVCVFCDGYEAIDYYKLHSNEIDLIILDLMMPGLSGKECYRRLRNINQSVKVIISSGNWLENEREELLCDGIKDILQKPFLSSQLAKSIQKVFGDG, encoded by the coding sequence ATGATTACCAGAAGATACTATAAACAACTCATTTTTTCTGCTTTAGTCTTATCAGCAGTATGTAGTGTGTTAATTTTGATCAAAACCTTATCTCTTCAAAGTACATTCCTCCTTTTATTACTTATTGTTTTAATCTCAAGTTTTTCTTTCGTTATCATCTTCTTACATATTTCATTCACTACACCGTTTCGCCTTATATCTGAATCTCTAAACACAAATTCTACAGATCCAATTCGTCCATTGCTAAAGACACAAAATCCTTTTTCTAGTATAGCCACTTTGATTGTTCAGTCATTTAATCAAAACAAATCACTCCTTCATGAAATTAACCAACGTAAAAAAGCACAAAGCACGCTTAAAGAAAAGGAATCATTATACCGTACACTTATTGAGACATCCCCTGATGCCATCATTCTTTTTGATGAAAGCGGTAAAATAGTTTTCTATAACAGTACAGCATCATCGTTACTTGGCTTTGAGTTATCTTCGGGTCCCAATGAACATTTTAAGTTCATGGAACCATTGCAACTCAACATTTTAGTTAATGATGTTAAAGCTTGCAACGAAAAACGTATTCGAGCTCATGAATGCAGCCTATGCAAAGCAAATGGAATCTCATTTCCAGCAGAAATCAGTATATCACTTATTGAACAAATCAACAATGAAGAAACCCGTTTTATTGGCATAGTACGGGACATTTCAAATCGCAAAGAAATGGAAAATGAAAAAAACAAAATAGAACAACAATTTCGTGCTGCACAGAAAATGGAAGCTATAGGTCAGCTTGCAGGCGGTATTTCACATGATTTTAACAACATTCTTGGAGCAATAAGCGGCTATGCTGATATATTAAAACATCAATACCACAACGATGAGAAACTCTCAAAATATGCAGATATGATTTTAACAGCATCAACCCGTGCTGCCGATCTTACCAGAAAACTTTTAACTTTTGCCCGAAGAGGAAAACTACAGTTCTGTGCAATTGATATGCACGAAATGATAGAAGAAACAGTAGACTTACTTAGACATACTACTAATAAACAAGTAAATATAAGGTGCCATTATGATACCACCGAAGCAGTAATCAAGGGTGATCCCGCTCAGATTCAAAGTGCAATAGTTAATGTTGCTGTGAATGCATTTGATGCAATGCCGGAAGGGGGCAATTTTGAAATCAAAACCGAGGTGTGTCAGATGAATGAAGATTCATCGAAAAGCAAAGTTTATGCTGTTACACCCGGCAGATATTTAAAACTTACTCTTAAAGATAACGGAGCTGGAATAGATACGGTTACTCAATCAAAGATTTTCGAACCATTCTTTACTACAAAACCATCCGGAAAAGGTACTGGTCTTGGTCTTTCCAGTGTTTATGGGACTGTCAAAAGCCATAATGGGTACATTGAAGTGGAAAGTGAACCAGGTTGTGGTGCTTCTTTTACGATCTTACTTCCTGCTGTTTCAGAACTACCTTCGAGTTTGAATCATTCTGATGAGAAAATTTCTAATCATTGTTGTAAACAAAAAATCATGATCATAGATGATGAAAGCAGCATATGCAACGCATTAAAGGAGATGCTTTCATGGATGGGTTATTCTGTATGTGTTTTCTGTGATGGATATGAAGCTATTGATTATTACAAATTACACTCAAACGAGATCGATTTGATAATCCTTGACCTGATGATGCCGGGACTTAGTGGCAAAGAGTGTTACAGAAGGTTGAGAAACATTAATCAATCTGTTAAAGTGATTATTTCCAGTGGGAACTGGCTGGAAAATGAGCGAGAAGAGTTACTCTGCGATGGTATCAAGGACATACTTCAAAAACCTTTTCTGTCTTCTCAACTGGCAAAATCGATTCAAAAAGTATTCGGAGATGGTTAA